Genomic DNA from Aquisalimonas asiatica:
GGATGCCGGCAGCCGCCCGGCTGGCGGTGCCGTGCGGCTCACCCTGATCCACGACACAGACAGCCAGCCCGCGGGCGATCAGGTGGTAGGCCAGCAGTGAGCCGGCGATCCCCTGACCGACAACAAGAACATCCAGGTGGCGTGGCATCCGGCGCCGTCCGCGAGGTTGCTGAGGGACAATGATGGGCCTTCGCGGGGAAGGTCAGCGCAATGATACCGGATCGGGGAGGGGAGAACGAAGGGTGCCGGCGCGGAACCGGCACCCTCGTCGGTATCAGCCCTGCAGTTTGAGGCCGATGCGTGCGAGACGTGCACCCAGCGCCCGGCAGATGGCCGATTCTTCGCTGTCGATGGCGCGATCGTTATTGCCGCCCGCGACGTGGCCCGGGCCGTAGGGGGAACCGCCGCCCTGGGTCACGAACAGCTCCTGGGTGGAGTAGGGCACGCCGACGGGAATCATGCCCAGGTGCATGAGGGGGCCGAGGCTGGAGGTAATGGTTGCCTCCTGGCCGCCGTGGAGGCTGGCCGTGGAGACGAAGATACCGGCCGGCTTGTCCTCGAAGACACCTTCCATCCACAGGGCGCTGACCTGATCGATCCGGTTCTTGAGCTGGGCTGCCATGTTGCCGAAGCGCGTGGGGGTGCCGAATGCGATGGCGCCGGCTTCACGGAAGTCCTCATCGGTGACCAGGGGGATGTCCTTCTGTTTCTCGCGACCGGCCTTCATGCCGTCGTTGCCCTGGATGATCTCGTCGGGCATCAGTTCCGGAACCGTGCGGATCACGGCTTCGGCACCGGGGACGCTTTCAACGCCCTCGGCCACAAGACGAGCCATGTCAAGAACGTTGCCGAACGTGCTGTAGTAGAGAACCAGTACTTTCATGGTGATCACACCTCTGTGGTTTAGTCCGAAAACGGACAAAATAGTCGCAAAAAAACCGCTCCCGCGGTGTCTTACCTGAAGACTTCACGCAGTGTGCGCAGAGCCTCGATCGTTGACTGCATCTGGTCGTCCGAAAGCTGGTCCAGTTTTCTCCGCAAGTGCTCCCGATGCTTCGGGAATGCGGACTGGAACAGCGCATCCCCTTCGGTCGTCAGGACGGCGATGGTGCTACGCCGATCCTCCAGCGACGGCTGCCGCTGGACCAGTCCCTGCGCCTCCAGCCGATCCACCACGCTGGTGAGCGTGGTCTTGTAGATGAGCGTGCGTTCGCCGAGCTCCTTGAACGTCATGCCCTCGGTATTACCCAGGGTCGCAATGACGTCGAACTGGGCCGGTGTCAGGCCCAGCGACTTGATATGCGGGAGGGAGTACCCCTCGAACGCCTGGTACGCCTCCACCAGCTCGCGCAGGAGTTGCATGTAGAGCGGTTTGTCGGTGGCTGCGTCGTGCTTCATGGTCGGCCTCTCTATCCTGGGAACAATGATAGTCCAATTTCGGACTAATGCAACAGGGGCGCGTCAACGCTACGCTGGAGCTGTTCAACGGAGGCCGTGGCCATGCACCTGCTCGACCAGTTGGCGGAACAACGTATCGCCGAGGCCCGTGACCGCGGCGAGCTCAGCGACCTGCCCGGTGAGGGCGCGCGCCAGGTGCTCGACGATGACTCGCTGGTGCCGGAACACCTGCGGGCCGCCTACCGCGTGCTGAGAAATGCCGGGTATCTGCCGCCGGAGGTTCAGACCCTGCGCGATATCGAACGGGTGGAGGATCTGATCGCCCAGCTCCCGCTCGACGACGAGCCGGGGCGGGAACGGGCGCAACGCCGGTTGCAGCTGCTGCGCATGAAACTGCAGGAGGGGCGGCGGAGCAGCGCGATCTGGACGGAGAGCACCTATCACCAGCGACTGCTGGAGCGCATGGACGACGCCGGGTCGCGCTGACGGGCCGGCACACGGCCGGCCCGTCAGGCCGTGATGGCGCCTGTCAGAGGTCCTTGGCCACCAGGCCGAAGAACGTGCCCGCGAACAGGGCGAACCCGGTCCAGACGATGATGTGACCCATGGCCATGGTGCCGTGGACAACCTCCTCGGTACCCGAGAGCAGCAGCCACAGCCCGCCGGTGGCCGCCAGTGTGTAGACCAGGCAGGCCATCAGGAAGACCAGTACCCGGCCAAGTTGTTTCATCCAGTAGGCGCCCACGGCCTGGCTGCTGTCCCTGCGCACCTTGCGCCGGAGATTGGCCAGCAGGTAGACGGCGGTGCCGGTGGCGCCGATCAGGAACGTCGCGGCGATGCCCGCCATGTCGCCGGCTTCGGCCATCGCGCGCCACGCATCACCGAAATCGAGCATCAGTATGGCGCCCACGAGCAGGCCGATCCATACGGCGGTGAAATGGCCGAAGAAGGCCATGAGACCGGAGCCGGTGCCCGCCGGGCCACCGGCATTGCGTGCCGCGGCGATGCCCTCCAGCGGCCGTAACCGGTCGAAGTGCCAGCGGCGAAGCCGTATCCCGAGGTCCGGATCGTCCAGGCGGTCACGGAGCGGAGCGAAGACCGGGTCCTCCATGAGCAGTTTGACGTCCATGGTGGCGCCACGGCTCATGGCGTTCTCGATCTGCTCGCGCCAGTAACCGGCGACGGCCTCGACGATCACCGGGTCTGCCCCGTCGTCCAGCCCTTCTGCGGCCCAGTGGAGCAATGCCACCGGCGTACTGGTCTGATTGCGGAGGCAGTTCCACACCTCCAGCAGCAGCGGGCTGCGGAGAGGGCCGGGCAGCTCGCCGGGGATGCTTGCCAGGGCGTCGGACCAGTGTTCCGGCGTATCCGCATAGTGAGCCGCAACCTCGGCGACGGCATCCAGCCCCTGCAGCCACAGGCGCGACTGTCTGCGGACCGCCTCGCAGGCGTGTGTGAGCCAGGTCGCCTCAGGGCGGGGCAGAAGCGGGGTCAGCAGGCCCGCGAGCGCGTCGAGCCGTTCGTCCAGGCTGGCAACTGCTTCCCGCGCCCGGTGACGCCGCCGCCAGGCGTCCGGCGCCAGTAGCTCGGGCAACAGCAGGAGGTCGCGTTGTATGGCGTCCAGCTCCGGCTCGGGGTGCTCCTGGCGCTCCGCCGGAGGCCCGAGATACCGCAGCAGGCCGACCAGCGTACCAGTGGGTGCGCCGACGGTGGCACCGGACGGCCCCAGTATCGAGATCAGCGTGCGAATGGCGTCGCCGGGAATGCCGGGCTGCTCCGCGAGCGCCTTGAGACTCTGCAGCACAGGTGCGCGGTGCCCGTCCGCGGAATCCAGGCCGGGCGTGACCGTATCGTCGTTTTCCGAGGCCAGTGCCTGGCACCACTCGGCGAGCGGGTAGCTGTGGCCGTCCGGCGTGGAGTAAGTCCGGTTCTGCACCACGTTGTACAGCCGCCGGAAGAATGCGGGGGCCGGCTGCCGGGCGGTCAGGCGGAGCAGGAACCGGGCCGGGTCCCAACCGCGTGCGTTGTGGATGAGGGTGCGGAAGCGGTGTTCCAGGACGTCTGCTAGTTCGCCGCCACCGCCGCTGTCGGGCCGCACCAGCTGTTCCTGCAGGGAGAGATCCTTGATGTTGTGCAGCGTGCGGGCATCCAGCAGCGTCTCCGGGCCGATGCCTTCCCATTCCGTGACGCGCAGCACCCACGGGACACTGAGCCCGCTACCACTGGCGGTCACGCCGGGGAACGCCGCAACCCGTTCCGGGCTGAGCGGCACGGCGATGT
This window encodes:
- the wrbA gene encoding NAD(P)H:quinone oxidoreductase; translated protein: MKVLVLYYSTFGNVLDMARLVAEGVESVPGAEAVIRTVPELMPDEIIQGNDGMKAGREKQKDIPLVTDEDFREAGAIAFGTPTRFGNMAAQLKNRIDQVSALWMEGVFEDKPAGIFVSTASLHGGQEATITSSLGPLMHLGMIPVGVPYSTQELFVTQGGGSPYGPGHVAGGNNDRAIDSEESAICRALGARLARIGLKLQG
- a CDS encoding DnaJ family domain-containing protein, with amino-acid sequence MHLLDQLAEQRIAEARDRGELSDLPGEGARQVLDDDSLVPEHLRAAYRVLRNAGYLPPEVQTLRDIERVEDLIAQLPLDDEPGRERAQRRLQLLRMKLQEGRRSSAIWTESTYHQRLLERMDDAGSR
- a CDS encoding MarR family winged helix-turn-helix transcriptional regulator; the encoded protein is MKHDAATDKPLYMQLLRELVEAYQAFEGYSLPHIKSLGLTPAQFDVIATLGNTEGMTFKELGERTLIYKTTLTSVVDRLEAQGLVQRQPSLEDRRSTIAVLTTEGDALFQSAFPKHREHLRRKLDQLSDDQMQSTIEALRTLREVFR